In the Staphylococcus sp. IVB6240 genome, one interval contains:
- a CDS encoding CamS family sex pheromone protein — protein sequence MKRTIAMMLGLSLLLAACAPTDDEQPKQKQDDEQTNTSKKQTKVKDMATDQNVQGDNYRTILPFKESQARGLVQEEMANGYNGEDFEDGLLNISRDVFPTDSHLYQDGQYLNKDTIRAYLKPKFTKKEIDKMSDEEKEKLNANENLGLNPSVEGEKDPEKIAKNSPALLSNILEQDFYSTSDTQGKNIEGMTIGLAMNSVYYYQKEEYGETYSETLDTKMVKEKGQEMAEEMLSRLRENSDLKDIPITFAIYIQSGEEDIVPGQFVSYAVSEKKGAKLNEWKKLNTQTVLLPSSDAADLDEGLNSNFQDFNSSLQSYFNNFTQAVGKAKFVDKKVERLVVDLPIDYYGKAELIGITQYVTQLAEKDLKGVPTYEIHIKDGSEPRALITKNEEDSDPQVHIYNH from the coding sequence ATGAAACGAACAATTGCGATGATGTTGGGGCTCAGCCTTTTATTAGCGGCCTGTGCACCGACAGATGATGAACAACCAAAACAAAAACAAGACGACGAACAAACAAATACGTCTAAAAAGCAGACAAAAGTGAAAGACATGGCAACAGATCAAAATGTACAAGGGGATAACTATCGTACAATCTTGCCATTTAAAGAAAGCCAAGCACGTGGATTGGTACAAGAAGAAATGGCGAATGGATACAATGGAGAAGATTTTGAAGATGGCTTATTAAACATCAGTAGAGATGTCTTCCCAACAGATAGTCATTTATACCAAGATGGACAATATTTAAATAAAGATACCATTCGTGCATACTTAAAACCTAAATTCACGAAAAAAGAAATTGATAAAATGAGTGATGAGGAAAAAGAAAAATTAAATGCCAATGAAAATCTTGGACTTAATCCATCAGTCGAGGGAGAAAAGGATCCAGAGAAAATTGCGAAAAACTCTCCAGCATTGCTATCCAACATTTTAGAACAAGACTTTTATAGTACAAGTGATACACAAGGTAAAAACATTGAAGGCATGACAATTGGTCTTGCGATGAACAGTGTTTACTATTACCAGAAGGAAGAGTACGGCGAAACGTATAGTGAAACACTCGATACGAAAATGGTAAAAGAAAAAGGTCAAGAAATGGCGGAAGAGATGTTATCACGTCTACGCGAAAACAGTGACCTGAAAGATATTCCAATTACATTCGCAATTTATATTCAATCTGGTGAAGAAGATATTGTACCCGGTCAGTTTGTAAGCTATGCCGTTTCAGAGAAAAAAGGGGCTAAGCTCAATGAATGGAAGAAGCTGAATACACAGACAGTGTTATTACCATCAAGCGATGCAGCAGACTTAGATGAAGGCCTCAATTCAAACTTCCAAGATTTCAACAGTAGTTTGCAATCTTACTTTAACAACTTCACGCAAGCAGTTGGTAAAGCGAAATTTGTAGATAAGAAAGTTGAACGTTTAGTTGTTGACTTACCAATTGATTACTATGGTAAAGCAGAATTAATTGGTATTACACAGTATGTGACGCAGTTAGCTGAAAAAGATCTGAAAGGCGTTCCAACCTATGAAATTCATATTAAAGATGGTAGTGAGCCACGCGCATTGATTACCAAAAATGAAGAAGACTCAGATCCACAAGTCCATATTTACAATCATTAA
- a CDS encoding protein-export chaperone SecB produces the protein MAGIKFINYIVDTMYYKTNPNFKRQEKKKIRINEDIYAEVKINTDKNKAIITLQAVLEEDNQFPFTFDVKIIGYFEFVIEESYGIEFEDLLKKNAIAILFPYLRAIVSELIGKSNKYPSYNMPVRNIVRELESKDKIKVTMVEDEPS, from the coding sequence ATGGCGGGAATCAAATTCATAAATTATATCGTTGACACAATGTATTATAAGACGAATCCTAACTTTAAACGTCAAGAAAAAAAGAAAATTCGTATCAATGAGGATATATATGCAGAAGTAAAAATAAATACTGATAAAAATAAAGCGATTATTACTTTACAAGCAGTATTAGAAGAAGACAATCAATTTCCTTTTACTTTTGATGTCAAAATCATTGGCTATTTTGAGTTTGTAATAGAAGAATCTTATGGTATAGAATTTGAAGATCTTTTGAAAAAGAATGCGATTGCGATACTATTCCCTTATTTGAGAGCCATTGTTAGTGAACTTATTGGTAAATCTAACAAGTATCCTAGTTACAATATGCCTGTGAGAAACATTGTACGAGAGTTGGAATCAAAAGATAAAATAAAAGTAACTATGGTAGAAGACGAACCATCCTAA
- the purB gene encoding adenylosuccinate lyase yields the protein MIERYSREEMSRIWTDQNRYEAWLEVEILASEAWSELGYIPKEDVKKIREHARVDVERAKEIEQETRHDVVAFTRQVSETLGEERKWVHYGLTSTDVVDTALSYQVKQANEIIEKDLERFIDVLAAKAKKYKTTLMMGRTHGVHAEPTTFGVKMALWYAEMQRNMERFKRVREEIEVGKMSGAVGTFANIPPEIEAYVCKHLGIGAAPVSTQTLQRDRHAYYIATLSLIATSLEKFAVEIRNLQKTETREVEEAFAKGQKGSSAMPHKRNPIGSENITGIARVIRGYITTAYENVALWHERDISHSSAERIMLPDVTIALDYALNRFTNIVDRLTVYEDNMTENMNKTFGLIYSQRVLLALIDKGMVREEAYDTVQPKAMTSWETKTPFRELVEADPVITDKLSKEDLDNCFDPRHHLNQVDTIFKRVGLE from the coding sequence ATGATTGAACGTTATTCAAGAGAAGAAATGTCACGTATTTGGACGGATCAAAACCGCTATGAAGCATGGTTAGAAGTCGAAATTTTAGCAAGTGAAGCATGGAGTGAACTTGGGTATATTCCAAAAGAAGATGTTAAGAAAATCCGTGAACATGCGCGTGTAGATGTGGAACGTGCGAAAGAAATCGAACAAGAAACACGCCACGATGTCGTGGCATTCACAAGACAAGTATCTGAAACATTAGGTGAAGAACGTAAGTGGGTCCACTACGGATTAACTTCAACAGACGTTGTAGATACAGCGTTAAGTTACCAAGTAAAACAAGCGAACGAAATTATTGAAAAAGACTTAGAACGTTTTATTGATGTCTTAGCAGCTAAAGCGAAAAAATACAAAACAACATTGATGATGGGACGTACACATGGTGTTCATGCCGAGCCAACTACATTTGGTGTGAAGATGGCATTATGGTATGCAGAAATGCAACGTAACATGGAACGCTTTAAACGTGTTCGTGAAGAAATCGAAGTAGGTAAGATGAGTGGTGCCGTGGGTACATTTGCGAATATTCCACCAGAAATTGAAGCATATGTATGTAAGCACTTAGGTATCGGGGCAGCACCTGTTTCAACACAAACATTGCAACGTGATCGTCATGCATACTATATTGCAACATTAAGTTTGATCGCGACATCTCTTGAAAAATTTGCTGTAGAAATCCGCAACCTACAAAAAACGGAAACGCGTGAAGTAGAAGAAGCATTTGCAAAAGGCCAAAAAGGTTCTTCAGCAATGCCACATAAACGTAATCCAATTGGTTCAGAAAATATTACAGGAATTGCACGTGTAATTCGTGGTTATATTACAACAGCCTATGAAAATGTGGCGTTATGGCACGAGCGTGATATTTCACATTCATCTGCAGAACGCATTATGTTACCAGATGTAACGATCGCATTAGATTATGCATTAAACCGCTTCACAAACATTGTTGACCGTTTAACAGTGTATGAAGACAATATGACAGAAAACATGAACAAAACATTCGGTCTTATTTATTCACAACGTGTGTTATTAGCACTGATCGATAAAGGCATGGTCCGTGAAGAAGCTTATGATACGGTACAACCGAAAGCGATGACTTCATGGGAAACCAAAACACCATTCAGAGAATTAGTAGAAGCAGACCCTGTTATTACTGACAAACTTTCAAAAGAAGACTTGGATAATTGCTTTGACCCTAGACATCACCTTAATCAAGTTGATACAATATTTAAAAGAGTAGGTCTGGAATAG
- the putP gene encoding sodium/proline symporter PutP, with the protein MFLLGATLSSQVNPNWQTYIMIAVYFIILLVIGFYGYKQATSNLSEYMLGGRSIGPWVTALSAGASDMSGWMIMGLPGEVYSTGLSALWISIGLTLGAYINYLIVAPRLRVHTEIAGDAITLPDFFNNRLNDQSNIIKIISGTIIVVFFTLYTHTGFVAGGKLFDSAFGLDYHFGLILVAAIVILYTFFGGYLAVSITDFFQGVIMLIAMIMVPIVAMLKLNGLDTFDTIVELKPTNLDLFRGTTVIGIISFIAWGLGYFGQPHILVRFMSIRSVNLFTLTRRIGISWMALGLFGAVMIGLLGIAFVPAQGVELEDPETLFILMGQILFHPLIGGFLLAAILAAIMSTISSQLLVTSSSLTEDFYKLIRGKKANTQAHEKEFVLVGRISVVIVAVVAIAIAWSPNDTILNLVGNAWAGFGASFGPLVILSLYWKGLTRDGAVAGMVAGALTVILWIVFAHPLGETYQFFTLYEIVPGFLASLIVTIVVSNFTKKPGYFVERDLDEVKRQLREAK; encoded by the coding sequence ATGTTTTTATTAGGCGCAACATTGTCCAGTCAAGTAAATCCAAACTGGCAAACTTACATTATGATAGCTGTCTATTTTATCATTTTGTTAGTCATTGGTTTTTACGGCTATAAACAAGCGACAAGTAACTTAAGTGAGTACATGCTTGGTGGCCGTAGTATTGGTCCATGGGTAACAGCACTATCAGCTGGTGCCTCGGACATGAGTGGATGGATGATTATGGGGTTACCTGGTGAAGTCTATTCCACAGGTTTATCTGCACTTTGGATCTCGATTGGTCTGACTTTGGGGGCATATATTAACTACTTAATCGTAGCACCTCGATTACGCGTACATACTGAAATTGCAGGAGATGCGATTACGCTACCTGACTTTTTTAACAACCGTTTGAATGACCAATCTAACATTATCAAAATTATTTCAGGAACGATTATTGTAGTCTTTTTCACACTGTACACACATACTGGTTTCGTAGCGGGTGGTAAGCTATTTGACAGTGCATTCGGCTTAGATTATCACTTTGGTCTGATTTTAGTTGCTGCTATTGTTATTTTATATACTTTCTTTGGTGGTTACTTAGCAGTATCAATTACAGACTTCTTCCAAGGTGTCATTATGTTGATTGCGATGATCATGGTACCTATCGTTGCCATGTTAAAGTTAAATGGTTTAGATACATTCGATACGATTGTTGAATTAAAACCTACGAACTTAGACTTATTCCGTGGTACAACAGTGATTGGTATTATTTCATTCATTGCATGGGGACTTGGTTACTTCGGTCAGCCTCATATCCTTGTGCGTTTCATGAGTATTCGATCAGTCAATCTCTTCACATTGACACGTCGTATCGGTATTTCATGGATGGCACTTGGTTTATTCGGTGCTGTTATGATTGGTCTTTTAGGAATTGCCTTCGTACCAGCACAAGGTGTGGAACTTGAAGACCCAGAAACACTTTTCATTTTAATGGGACAAATTTTATTCCACCCATTAATCGGTGGTTTCTTACTTGCAGCAATCTTGGCCGCAATTATGAGTACGATTTCTTCACAATTATTAGTAACATCTAGTTCTTTAACGGAAGACTTCTATAAATTGATTCGTGGTAAAAAAGCAAATACACAAGCACATGAGAAAGAGTTTGTATTAGTAGGACGTATCTCAGTTGTTATCGTTGCAGTTGTTGCGATTGCGATTGCATGGTCACCAAACGATACGATCTTAAACTTAGTAGGTAATGCATGGGCTGGTTTCGGTGCATCATTCGGACCACTTGTTATCCTATCACTTTACTGGAAAGGTCTTACAAGAGACGGTGCTGTTGCAGGTATGGTTGCAGGGGCATTAACCGTTATTTTATGGATTGTCTTTGCACATCCACTTGGAGAAACATATCAATTCTTCACACTTTATGAAATCGTTCCAGGCTTCTTAGCAAGCTTGATTGTGACAATTGTCGTTTCAAACTTCACTAAAAAACCAGGCTACTTTGTTGAAAGAGATCTCGATGAAGTTAAACGTCAATTACGTGAAGCAAAATAA
- the ligA gene encoding NAD-dependent DNA ligase LigA, with protein sequence MTELKERVATLHQLLHQYNYEYHVQDNPSVPDAEYDQLLHELIEIETAHPELKSSNSPTVRIGGQAQSSFNKVRHDTPMLSLGNAFNEEDLRRFDQRVREAVGSVTYMCELKIDGLAVSLKYVDGVFMQGLTRGDGTTGEDITENLKTIYAIPLMLERPISFEVRGEAYMPRKSFLKLNEIKEKNEEQPFANPRNAAAGSLRQLDSKLAAERKLDIFLYSINDFTELDATSQSEALSELDGLGFKTNPERREVASIDEVLAYIEHWTERRADLPYDIDGIVIKVNAIEHQEEMGFTQKSPRWAIAYKFPAEEVVSTLLDIELSIGRTGVVTPTAVLEPVRVAGTTVSRASLHNEDLIHEKDIRIGDSVVVKKAGDIIPEVVRVVLDRRPDHAETYHMPTHCPSCGHELVRIEGEVALRCINPKCQAQLVEGLIHFVSRQAMNIDGLGTKIIEQLYHNELIRDVADIFYLTKDDLLPLERMGEKKADNLLAAIEASKQQSLEHLLFGLGIRHLGVKASQVLAEKYETMTRLLTVTEAELTEIHDVGEKLAQSFVTYMANEDIQALLEKLQARGVNMIYTGEKLSEVEGHPEFQGKTIVLTGKLQQMTRSEAGQWLKLQGAKVTSSVTKSTDLVIAGTDAGSKLTKAESLGTPIWDEQTFIDKQNAMREE encoded by the coding sequence ATGACAGAACTCAAAGAACGAGTTGCAACGTTACATCAGTTGTTGCATCAATATAATTATGAATATCATGTGCAGGATAATCCGAGTGTACCGGATGCCGAATACGATCAATTACTCCATGAACTTATTGAGATTGAAACAGCACATCCAGAGTTAAAGTCATCAAACTCACCGACCGTCCGAATCGGTGGGCAAGCACAATCTTCTTTTAATAAAGTGCGACACGATACACCAATGTTAAGTTTAGGGAATGCTTTCAATGAAGAAGACCTTAGACGTTTTGATCAACGTGTGAGAGAAGCAGTTGGCTCAGTCACATATATGTGTGAATTAAAAATCGATGGTCTTGCTGTTTCTCTAAAATATGTAGATGGTGTCTTTATGCAAGGTTTAACGCGTGGGGATGGGACAACCGGCGAAGATATTACAGAAAACTTAAAAACAATTTATGCCATCCCATTAATGCTTGAACGACCGATTTCATTTGAAGTCCGTGGAGAAGCGTATATGCCACGAAAATCTTTCCTAAAGTTAAATGAAATAAAAGAAAAAAATGAAGAACAGCCATTTGCGAATCCGCGTAATGCAGCAGCTGGATCACTTCGACAATTGGATTCAAAATTAGCTGCTGAACGTAAGTTGGATATCTTTTTATACAGCATTAATGACTTTACAGAGTTAGATGCCACATCTCAAAGTGAAGCATTATCTGAATTGGATGGCTTAGGCTTTAAGACCAACCCTGAGCGCCGTGAAGTGGCATCTATTGATGAAGTATTGGCGTATATTGAGCATTGGACAGAACGCCGTGCCGATCTACCTTATGATATTGATGGCATTGTCATTAAAGTAAATGCGATTGAACATCAGGAAGAAATGGGCTTTACACAAAAGTCACCACGTTGGGCCATTGCTTATAAATTCCCAGCTGAAGAAGTGGTGTCGACATTGTTAGATATCGAGTTAAGTATCGGTCGAACAGGTGTCGTGACACCAACAGCAGTATTAGAACCTGTTCGTGTAGCAGGCACAACCGTATCGCGCGCTTCACTGCATAACGAAGATCTCATCCATGAGAAAGACATTCGTATTGGAGACAGTGTCGTTGTTAAAAAAGCAGGGGACATTATCCCAGAAGTGGTGCGTGTCGTCCTTGACCGTCGACCGGATCATGCAGAAACGTATCATATGCCAACACACTGTCCAAGCTGTGGTCATGAACTTGTCCGTATTGAAGGAGAAGTCGCATTGCGCTGTATCAATCCAAAATGCCAAGCGCAACTCGTTGAAGGACTCATTCACTTTGTTTCAAGGCAAGCGATGAATATTGATGGACTTGGAACGAAAATCATCGAACAACTTTATCACAATGAACTGATTCGAGATGTTGCAGATATTTTTTATCTTACTAAAGATGACTTATTACCATTAGAGCGTATGGGTGAGAAAAAGGCTGATAATTTGTTGGCAGCGATTGAAGCTTCAAAACAACAATCATTAGAACACTTGTTATTCGGTCTTGGCATTCGTCACCTTGGTGTGAAAGCAAGTCAGGTGTTGGCTGAAAAATATGAAACAATGACACGTTTATTAACAGTCACAGAGGCAGAACTGACAGAAATTCATGATGTTGGTGAAAAACTTGCGCAATCATTCGTAACGTATATGGCCAATGAAGACATTCAAGCATTGTTAGAAAAACTGCAGGCACGTGGTGTCAATATGATATATACAGGCGAAAAACTTTCTGAAGTAGAAGGGCATCCGGAATTCCAAGGCAAGACGATTGTATTAACAGGAAAGCTCCAACAAATGACGCGATCAGAAGCGGGTCAATGGTTGAAACTACAAGGTGCTAAAGTAACAAGCAGCGTTACAAAGTCAACAGATCTTGTCATTGCAGGAACAGATGCTGGATCCAAATTGACGAAAGCCGAATCACTGGGCACACCCATCTGGGATGAACAAACATTTATTGATAAACAAAACGCAATGCGTGAGGAATGA
- a CDS encoding YerC/YecD family TrpR-related protein has protein sequence MQIEKLRGKALDELFDAILTLETREECYQFFDDLCTVNEIQSLSQRLQVAKMIKQGYTYATIEQESGASTATISRVKRSLQWGNDAYTMILERMNIETKK, from the coding sequence ATGCAAATTGAGAAATTACGTGGAAAAGCATTAGATGAATTATTTGATGCCATCCTCACTTTAGAAACACGCGAAGAATGCTATCAATTCTTTGATGATTTATGCACAGTGAATGAAATCCAATCTTTATCACAACGTTTGCAAGTTGCCAAAATGATTAAGCAGGGCTACACTTATGCAACAATTGAACAGGAATCGGGCGCATCAACAGCGACGATTTCACGCGTAAAACGTTCGTTACAATGGGGAAATGACGCCTATACAATGATTTTAGAACGAATGAATATTGAAACGAAAAAATAG
- a CDS encoding NETI motif-containing protein — MKFQVEENETIQDCLARMREAGYMPVKRFEKPVFKENTDGSVEVLRQEIIFTGKKINDEQL, encoded by the coding sequence ATGAAATTTCAAGTAGAAGAAAATGAAACGATTCAAGACTGTTTAGCACGTATGAGAGAAGCGGGATACATGCCAGTAAAACGCTTCGAAAAGCCCGTTTTTAAAGAAAATACAGATGGCAGTGTCGAAGTGTTAAGACAAGAGATTATTTTTACTGGTAAGAAGATCAATGATGAACAGTTATAA
- a CDS encoding heptaprenylglyceryl phosphate synthase — protein sequence MYDIKQWRHIFKLDPAKTISDKDLEALCMSKTDAIMIGGTDDVTEDNVIHLMSRVRRYPLPLVLEISNLESIMPGFDFYFVPTVLNSTEVKYHNGLLHEALKQYGHMINFEELIFEGYVVLNAESKVAQLTRATTDLEVEDVEAYAQMANDLYRFPVMYLEYSGQYGDPETVQAARHCLTDTQLFYGGGINSLKRAEEMAQIADTIIVGNVIYENLKEALKTTKIKERT from the coding sequence ATGTACGATATAAAACAATGGCGTCATATATTTAAATTAGACCCTGCAAAGACTATTTCTGATAAGGACTTAGAAGCACTTTGTATGTCAAAAACAGATGCAATCATGATTGGTGGGACAGATGATGTTACGGAAGACAATGTCATTCACTTGATGAGTCGCGTCCGTCGATACCCACTTCCACTTGTATTAGAAATTTCAAATCTTGAGAGCATCATGCCAGGGTTTGATTTTTATTTTGTACCGACTGTGTTGAATAGTACAGAAGTGAAATATCACAATGGTCTACTACATGAAGCATTGAAACAGTACGGGCATATGATTAACTTTGAAGAACTTATTTTTGAAGGATATGTCGTATTAAATGCTGAGAGTAAAGTGGCCCAATTGACACGTGCGACAACGGACTTAGAAGTAGAAGACGTGGAAGCTTATGCACAAATGGCAAATGATCTTTACCGATTCCCTGTTATGTACCTGGAATATAGCGGACAATATGGTGATCCAGAGACAGTCCAAGCAGCACGTCATTGTTTAACAGACACACAACTTTTCTACGGTGGTGGCATTAACTCATTGAAGCGTGCTGAGGAAATGGCGCAGATTGCGGATACTATCATTGTAGGCAATGTGATATATGAAAACTTAAAAGAAGCGCTCAAAACAACAAAAATAAAGGAGAGAACATAA
- the pcrA gene encoding DNA helicase PcrA: protein MNPLLKHMNTEQSEAVRTTEGPLLIMAGAGSGKTRVLTHRIAYLLDEKSVSPYNILAITFTNKAAKEMKERVQALVGEAGEVIWMSTFHSMCVRILRRDIDRIGIERNFTIIDPTDQKSVIKDVLKRENIDSKQYEPRFFISQISNLKNELKTPAKAMEEAHDFKAIMVAKVYEGYQKQLVRNQALDFDDLIMTTIKLFERVPDVLDYYQNKFQYIHVDEYQDTNKAQYTLVNMIAKKFQNLCVVGDSDQSIYGWRGADIQNILSFEEDYPTAKTIYLEQNYRSTKTILTAANEVIRHNSERKPKGLWTSNDEGERIHYYEATSERDETQYVVREILKHQKQGKSLKDMAVLYRTNAQSRVLEETLLKSNIPYVMVGGMKFYDRKEIKDLLSYLRLIANSADDISFERIINVPKRGIGPSSIQKIKDYANEHEISMFDALAEVDFIGLSKKVTQAAAEFYMLMSNLMKEQEFLEITEIVDEVLNKSGFRSMLEKEDTLESRSRLENLDEFMSVPKDYEENTPLEEQSLINFLTDLSLVADVDEANFDEGVTLMTMHSAKGLEFPVVFIIGMEESLFPHIRAIKSGDDHEMEEERRICYVAITRAEEVLYLTHATSRTLFGRPQSNVRSRFLNEIPEDLLERPKPSVPINGQKRTGQTKKRGFSQRTTGTKVGAAATTTDWHVGDKVIHKAWGEGMVSNVNVKGDTVELDIIFKSEGPKRLIAQFAPLQKKED, encoded by the coding sequence ATGAATCCACTCTTGAAGCATATGAATACAGAGCAGAGTGAAGCGGTGCGTACAACAGAGGGCCCGCTTTTAATCATGGCAGGGGCTGGCTCAGGAAAAACGCGTGTGTTAACGCACCGTATCGCATATTTATTAGATGAAAAATCTGTATCTCCTTATAATATTTTGGCGATTACATTTACAAATAAAGCCGCAAAAGAAATGAAAGAACGTGTTCAAGCATTAGTTGGAGAGGCAGGGGAAGTGATTTGGATGTCGACATTCCACTCTATGTGCGTCCGTATCCTTCGTCGTGATATCGATCGTATTGGTATTGAACGTAACTTCACCATTATCGATCCAACTGATCAGAAGTCAGTCATTAAAGACGTGTTAAAACGTGAAAACATTGATTCAAAACAATATGAGCCACGCTTCTTCATTTCACAAATCAGTAACTTAAAAAATGAATTAAAAACACCTGCGAAAGCAATGGAAGAAGCACATGACTTTAAAGCCATTATGGTCGCAAAAGTGTATGAAGGTTACCAAAAACAATTAGTCCGTAACCAAGCGTTAGACTTCGATGATCTCATCATGACAACAATTAAATTATTTGAACGTGTCCCAGATGTATTAGATTATTATCAAAATAAATTCCAATATATTCATGTCGATGAGTATCAAGATACCAACAAAGCGCAATATACCTTAGTTAATATGATTGCGAAAAAGTTTCAAAACCTCTGTGTTGTAGGAGACTCTGACCAATCTATCTATGGTTGGCGTGGTGCAGATATTCAAAATATCCTATCATTCGAGGAAGATTATCCAACCGCAAAAACAATTTATCTCGAACAAAACTATCGTTCAACAAAAACGATTCTCACAGCCGCAAATGAAGTCATTCGTCATAATAGCGAGCGTAAACCTAAAGGACTTTGGACATCTAATGATGAAGGAGAACGCATCCATTATTACGAGGCAACGAGTGAACGCGATGAAACACAATATGTGGTACGAGAAATTTTGAAACATCAAAAACAAGGCAAATCATTAAAAGATATGGCCGTCCTTTATCGTACAAATGCACAATCACGTGTGCTAGAGGAAACACTCTTGAAGTCGAACATCCCATATGTCATGGTCGGCGGTATGAAGTTCTATGATCGAAAAGAAATTAAAGATTTATTAAGTTACTTACGACTCATCGCAAATAGTGCGGATGATATTAGCTTTGAGCGTATTATTAACGTACCAAAACGTGGTATTGGTCCATCTTCAATTCAAAAGATTAAAGACTATGCCAATGAACATGAAATCAGCATGTTTGATGCACTAGCTGAAGTTGACTTTATCGGTTTATCAAAAAAAGTGACACAAGCCGCTGCAGAATTTTATATGTTGATGTCTAATTTGATGAAAGAACAAGAATTCTTAGAGATTACGGAGATTGTAGATGAAGTACTGAACAAGTCAGGTTTCCGAAGTATGCTTGAAAAAGAAGATACCCTTGAATCACGTAGTCGTTTAGAAAACTTAGATGAGTTTATGTCTGTACCAAAAGACTACGAAGAAAATACACCATTAGAAGAACAATCATTGATTAACTTCCTCACAGATTTATCACTTGTCGCAGATGTCGATGAAGCCAACTTTGATGAAGGTGTCACATTGATGACGATGCACTCAGCGAAAGGGTTAGAGTTCCCAGTGGTGTTCATCATTGGAATGGAAGAATCATTATTCCCACATATTCGTGCGATTAAGAGTGGCGACGATCATGAGATGGAAGAAGAACGCCGTATTTGTTATGTTGCGATTACTCGTGCAGAAGAAGTGTTGTATTTAACACATGCAACATCAAGAACACTGTTTGGTAGACCGCAATCCAATGTGCGTTCTCGATTCTTAAATGAAATTCCAGAAGACCTATTGGAAAGACCGAAACCAAGTGTGCCAATCAATGGTCAGAAACGTACCGGCCAAACGAAAAAACGTGGTTTCAGTCAACGTACGACAGGTACAAAAGTTGGCGCTGCAGCAACTACGACAGATTGGCATGTGGGTGATAAAGTCATTCACAAAGCATGGGGAGAAGGTATGGTATCGAATGTCAATGTTAAAGGAGATACAGTAGAACTTGATATTATTTTCAAGTCAGAAGGTCCTAAGCGTTTGATTGCGCAGTTCGCCCCGTTACAGAAGAAGGAGGATTAA
- a CDS encoding M15 family metallopeptidase: protein MKKILLTAGIATLMLTACQSQDTEPKQADDKQATEEHKSGQSSSTKTADKGQHKVTKQDGVTYVDGHILVNKKVGLPSDYAPGEDMEARKQLDLMIQDSKQDDVNLVFRSGYRSYDTQKQLYSSYVARDGEEAANKYSAKPGHSEHQSGLAFDVGSIDASKDFQTSFLNTPEGQWVKEHSHEYGFIIRYPKGKEAITGYQYEPWHLRYVGKALAKTIHDQNTTLEEYFDYGK from the coding sequence ATGAAGAAAATATTATTAACAGCAGGAATCGCAACACTCATGCTAACGGCTTGTCAGTCCCAAGATACAGAACCCAAACAAGCAGATGATAAACAAGCAACAGAAGAACATAAAAGTGGTCAATCAAGTAGCACAAAGACCGCGGATAAAGGTCAACACAAAGTGACTAAACAAGACGGTGTAACATATGTGGATGGCCATATACTTGTGAATAAAAAAGTAGGCTTACCTAGTGATTATGCACCGGGAGAAGATATGGAAGCGAGAAAGCAACTAGATCTCATGATACAAGATAGTAAGCAAGATGATGTAAATCTCGTATTCCGTAGCGGTTATCGTTCTTATGACACACAAAAACAACTCTATAGCAGTTATGTCGCTCGAGATGGCGAAGAGGCAGCCAATAAATACAGTGCCAAGCCAGGCCATTCAGAACATCAATCGGGACTTGCCTTTGATGTGGGATCAATAGATGCATCAAAGGACTTTCAAACGTCATTCTTAAATACACCAGAAGGCCAATGGGTGAAGGAGCATTCCCATGAATATGGATTTATTATTCGCTATCCTAAAGGCAAAGAGGCAATCACAGGTTATCAATATGAACCTTGGCATTTGAGATATGTCGGCAAAGCATTAGCAAAGACGATTCACGATCAGAACACAACATTAGAAGAATACTTTGACTATGGAAAATAA